In Gossypium hirsutum isolate 1008001.06 chromosome D01, Gossypium_hirsutum_v2.1, whole genome shotgun sequence, the genomic window TCTGAAAGCTGATAGATCAATGCTGAGTACCAGCCATTAAGATTCAAGAATTATTACCCAATGTAAAGAACCAATGCATGATAGCTAATGCGGTTTATTCAGAAATAAACACAGTCGAATACCTTTGGTAAGTTCTCCAAGTAAGCAGTAGGTATCTCCATCTCTGCAAGCACATTGCTATTAATTGCCATGGCTGCCTTAAGTACTTGGTTCGTGCAATCCCTGCATTGTTGCAACTTCTTCCTTGCATCCTCTGACAAGCCGTTTGGTGGCACTTTTGGACAAGGCAACCACCACTTCTCTTCACAAGCTTCACAATCACCATCATCATCCACGACTATCCCCGATCAGCATACCaaaactctgtctcacaaaaccCATCAAGTATGGTAATCAACATTGCATCAAGCTTCTTAAGGGCGGGAAGGTTTACATACAAATCTAAGCGTGGCCTTGTCACCATGACTTCATATGTGCGTCCACCAGGGAATTGCTGTATAGATGGCACAAGGTCAACAATCGAATCACTCACACACAAGAGCCAGTCCATTTCTCTCCTCCAAATTGCCTTCTTCTGCGGTGCTAATGGCTCTAACCTCCACAGCTGACCAAAGACCGTCGCTGCCATAACAAACAAGAATACCACTTagcttaaaagaaattttaatttaaacaatACCTAAATAAAAGTAAACGAAACTATAAGCAAAATCACACCAACCAGAGAGATTGGTGATGGCATTCGAAATGGCAAGTGCACTACACACTCCTTGCCCACCTCCAGACATGTCTTCTCCTAAAAGAAGCTTAGCAAATCTCTCCTTCATCATCTCAATTTCTGCGTAACATTCAAAAATTAACAATAATCGAgttgaaatgaaaaggaaaaaaaacgataaataattataaatcaagCAGATTAATCTTCCTCTGCTGAAAgctaaattttccaaaaaattccGAAACCGAGATCGATTTTACACTAACAGAAGAACaggatataattaaaaattactaaaaaaaaggCTACAAATAGAAGCAAGCAAAATCATTTCGCTCATAAACTGACCAAGCATAAATCTATATCTCGCGTAAGCCTATAATTAACCAAAATGTTgaagaaaatttccaaaataaacaaaagaaaaatgaaataccAGACAAATTGGTGTTCCGTTTTTCAGGCTTCTCATCATCCCATATCACCACATCCTTCCCTCCAATCACCGGCAACATCAACGGCACCTGAAAACCGAACCTTCCAGCAGCCGGTAACCTTGGAGACGATGAGGTCATGGAACTGGAGCAACCTTCTCCATCGAACCGCCGATGTGAGAAGCTACTACAACTCTCCGATTCACTCACATCAGCACTCAAACTATAACTCCCGCACCGCTCGCTCTGCTCATCAAAGCCATCATCTGAAGATACACTTCCCATGATCTTTTTAATCACAAAATTCAATGGTTAAGAGAAACAAATCCCTAAGCACGCATTTGATTATAATGGGAATAAATTCTGCTCCTCTGGCTAAAATTGTGTTACTGTGCGTCTACATGCTTAGTACTGTTATGGGTTTTGTGGTACTGATGATGTCTTTGTGTGGCGAAAGCAAAAGAGACGGCGTTTGACGGTACTCGTCTTTTCCGTTATGTTCTGGTCTTACCACCCGACACGGACCTTTTCCTTGGGCCATTTCTGTTCGGTGTTTCCTCTTTAATCTTTATGATGCGGTAacgttaattttttaaatctaattattctGGCAGAGTATGTGAGGAGGAttcaattaaattgaaatgcATTATAGCCTATTTAAAATTTGGGAGGGTATGAGTAGCAGTaggtattttataaaaaatatatatattaatttaggtAAATTACTTAGTTGGTCACTTAATTTTTAGggagtttttattttagttacttaaaataaattttttgcaATTTTATCACTCAATTTTTAAGGTACTTTCATTTTAATCACCCAACCGTTCAATCTCTAGCGGCGGTTAACTGTACACGCCAGATCATGTTCTCACTTTCGTTTTAGTTACTCAATT contains:
- the LOC107922346 gene encoding LOW QUALITY PROTEIN: rop guanine nucleotide exchange factor 1 (The sequence of the model RefSeq protein was modified relative to this genomic sequence to represent the inferred CDS: inserted 1 base in 1 codon), whose protein sequence is MGSVSSDDGFDEQSERCGSYSLSADVSESESCSSFSHRRFDGEGCSSSMTSSSPRLPAAGRFGFQVPLMLPVIGGKDVVIWDDEKPEKRNTNLSEIEMMKERFAKLLLGEDMSGGGQGVCSALAISNAITNLSATVFGQLWRLEPLAPQKKAIWRREMDWLLCVSDSIVDLVPSIQQFPGGRTYEVMVTRPRLDLYVNLPALKKLDAMLITILDGFCETEFWYADRGXVVDDDGDCEACEEKWWLPCPKVPPNGLSEDARKKLQQCRDCTNQVLKAAMAINSNVLAEMEIPTAYLENLPKNGKACLGDIIYRYITADQFSPECLLDCLDLSTEHHTLEVTNRIEAAVHVCKLKDQRKRINDIKVKRSSWGGKVKGLVSISEKNNFLAQRAETLLNCLRRRFPGLPQTSLDMSKIQYNKDVGQSILESYSRVMESLAFNIMARIDGVLYVNDVIKRCAEAETVSLFNRRGLGGLPIQKRMSPSPFSIQHTPYASPFATPTFCSSTPLTGSPGWAPSSLKRNILKEESDWKFEKPCAAEFERVCSYTRSLSARRVSENAHERD